A single Cnuibacter physcomitrellae DNA region contains:
- the polA gene encoding DNA polymerase I, producing the protein MPDKKQPTLLLIDGHSLAFRAFYALPVDSFQTRDGQHTNAVHGFLSMLLMLLRNEQPTHVAVAFDVSRVSFRTREYAEYKATRGETPSEFGGQIPILKEALHTLGITTIEKEDFEADDILATLATQGAGSGFKVLVVSGDRDTIQLVTPQVTLLYPSRQGVSDLTTYDEAKVFDKYGIRPEQYPEIAALVGETSDNLPGIPKVGEKTALKWLQQYGSLDGILEHRDEIKGVVGQNLRDHAENAIRNRRLNALIRDVELPVVPEDLPRRPVDEEAMRELFGRLEFRTLLDRVLKQEGLDGSEVGRAAEARAAAEAPKAPTALTLLDDELEAWLARTTAANPDGLALQLETIDGLPITIAVATEDESLTLPWSAGRPGYAPLERWLASDAPKLMHGAKPQLKALSRAGLAFAGLAFDCEIAAWLVRPDSSGDRSLAKLVDRQLGEQLPAGDPNQLVPVSDTELGVSGEAWFVGRLARHMRDSLDERTLRVLTEIELPVLSVLASMELTGVTVSHTELTELSTELTVRANDIATEAFGIIGREINLGSPKQIQEVLFDQLEMPKTRSTKTGYSTDAGALADLQDSHPHPFLGLLLAHRDATKLKQIIESVDKAIAGDHRVHTTYVQTGSSTGRISSTDPNLQNIPIRAEEGRRIRKAFTVGTGYESLLTADYSQIEMRIMAHLSGDQGLIDAFHSGEDLHRFVGSRVFSVDPADVTPAMRTKVKAMSYGLAYGLSAFGLSKQLRIETAEAKQLMGDYFERFGGVRDYLRNVVVQAKIDGYTETIFGRRRPFANLNSNNRVLRDNDERAALNAPIQGSAADIIKIAMVDIAGDLAAQGLASKMLLQVHDELVFDVAAGEWDALSEIVTTRMAGAATLSVPLEVQVGRGPDWDSAAH; encoded by the coding sequence GTGCCGGACAAGAAGCAGCCTACCCTCCTCCTGATCGACGGTCATTCGCTGGCGTTCCGCGCCTTCTACGCACTCCCCGTCGACAGCTTCCAGACCAGGGACGGGCAGCACACGAACGCCGTGCACGGCTTCCTGTCGATGCTGCTCATGCTGTTGCGCAACGAGCAGCCGACCCACGTCGCGGTCGCGTTCGACGTCTCCCGCGTCTCGTTCCGCACCCGCGAGTACGCCGAGTACAAGGCCACCCGCGGCGAGACGCCGAGCGAATTCGGCGGGCAGATCCCGATCCTGAAGGAGGCGCTCCACACCCTCGGCATCACGACGATCGAGAAGGAGGACTTCGAGGCCGACGACATCCTCGCCACCCTCGCCACGCAGGGCGCCGGCTCCGGCTTCAAGGTGCTCGTCGTCTCCGGTGACCGCGACACGATCCAGCTCGTCACCCCGCAGGTGACCCTCCTCTATCCCTCGCGTCAGGGTGTCAGCGACCTGACCACCTACGACGAGGCGAAGGTCTTCGACAAGTACGGCATCCGTCCCGAGCAGTACCCCGAGATCGCGGCGCTCGTCGGCGAGACCAGCGACAACCTGCCGGGCATCCCCAAGGTGGGCGAGAAGACCGCCCTCAAGTGGCTGCAGCAGTACGGCAGCCTCGACGGCATCCTCGAGCACCGCGACGAGATCAAGGGCGTCGTGGGGCAGAACCTGCGCGACCACGCCGAGAACGCGATCCGCAACCGGCGGCTGAATGCCCTCATCCGCGACGTCGAGCTCCCCGTCGTGCCGGAGGACCTGCCGCGCAGGCCCGTCGACGAGGAGGCCATGCGCGAGCTGTTCGGCCGGCTCGAGTTCCGCACCCTGCTCGACCGTGTGCTGAAGCAGGAGGGGCTCGACGGATCCGAGGTCGGCCGTGCCGCCGAGGCCCGAGCGGCGGCCGAGGCCCCGAAGGCGCCCACCGCCCTCACCCTGCTCGACGACGAGCTCGAGGCCTGGCTCGCCCGCACCACGGCCGCGAACCCCGACGGCCTCGCCCTCCAGCTCGAGACCATCGACGGCCTCCCCATCACGATCGCCGTAGCTACGGAGGACGAGAGTCTCACCCTGCCCTGGAGCGCCGGGCGGCCCGGGTACGCGCCGCTCGAGCGCTGGCTGGCATCGGATGCGCCCAAGCTGATGCACGGCGCCAAGCCGCAGCTCAAGGCCCTGAGCCGCGCTGGTCTCGCCTTCGCGGGTCTGGCCTTCGACTGCGAGATCGCGGCGTGGCTCGTGCGCCCCGACTCCTCCGGCGACCGCTCCCTGGCGAAGCTCGTCGACCGCCAGCTCGGAGAGCAGCTGCCGGCAGGCGACCCGAACCAGCTCGTCCCGGTCAGCGACACCGAGCTGGGCGTGTCGGGCGAGGCCTGGTTCGTGGGGCGGCTCGCGCGCCACATGCGCGACTCGCTCGACGAGCGCACCCTGCGCGTGCTCACCGAGATCGAGCTGCCCGTGCTCTCGGTGCTCGCCTCGATGGAGCTCACCGGCGTGACCGTGAGCCACACCGAGCTCACCGAGCTGTCCACCGAGCTCACCGTGCGCGCGAACGACATCGCCACCGAGGCGTTCGGGATCATCGGGCGCGAGATCAACCTCGGATCGCCGAAGCAGATCCAGGAGGTGCTCTTCGACCAGCTCGAGATGCCGAAGACCCGCTCCACCAAGACCGGGTACTCCACCGACGCCGGGGCCCTGGCCGACCTCCAGGACAGCCATCCGCATCCGTTCCTCGGTCTCCTGCTCGCCCACCGCGACGCCACCAAGCTGAAGCAGATCATCGAGTCGGTCGACAAGGCGATCGCCGGCGACCACCGCGTGCACACCACCTACGTGCAGACCGGATCGAGCACGGGTCGCATCTCGTCGACCGACCCGAACCTGCAGAACATCCCCATCCGCGCCGAGGAGGGCCGCCGCATCCGCAAGGCGTTCACCGTCGGCACCGGATACGAGTCGCTCCTCACCGCCGACTACTCGCAGATCGAGATGCGCATCATGGCGCACCTCTCGGGCGACCAGGGGCTGATCGACGCGTTCCACTCCGGGGAGGACCTCCACCGCTTCGTCGGCTCGCGCGTCTTCTCGGTCGACCCGGCGGATGTGACGCCCGCGATGCGCACCAAGGTCAAGGCCATGTCGTACGGGCTCGCCTACGGGCTCAGCGCGTTCGGGCTGTCGAAGCAGCTGCGCATCGAGACCGCCGAGGCGAAGCAGCTCATGGGCGACTACTTCGAGCGCTTCGGCGGTGTGCGCGACTACCTCCGCAACGTGGTCGTGCAGGCCAAGATCGACGGTTACACCGAGACGATCTTCGGCCGCCGCCGCCCGTTCGCGAACCTCAACAGCAACAACCGCGTGCTCCGCGACAACGACGAGCGCGCCGCGCTGAACGCGCCCATCCAGGGCAGCGCCGCCGACATCATCAAGATCGCCATGGTCGACATCGCCGGCGACCTGGCCGCCCAGGGCCTGGCGTCGAAGATGCTCCTGCAGGTGCACGACGAGCTCGTGTTCGATGTGGCTGCGGGGGAGTGGGATGCCCTCTCCGAGATCGTGACGACCCGGATGGCGGGTGCCGCCACCCTCTCCGTCCCCCTCGAGGTGCAGGTCGGCCGCGGCCCCGACTGGGACTCCGCCGCGCACTGA
- a CDS encoding PaaI family thioesterase: MSTPESAASEPIDVMSVLGHRGVGELAEKMGIEFLELTPEHSVATMPAEGNRQPYGIVHGGAYVVLAESMGSIAANLYAGPGRVAMGIEVNASHSGSAREGVVTGTCRALKLGRTLTTHQIEITDEAGRLLSTVRITNFIRDER, from the coding sequence ATGTCGACCCCCGAATCCGCCGCCTCCGAGCCGATCGACGTGATGTCCGTGCTCGGTCACCGAGGGGTCGGCGAGCTCGCCGAGAAGATGGGCATCGAGTTCCTCGAGCTGACTCCGGAGCACTCGGTCGCGACCATGCCCGCCGAGGGCAACCGGCAGCCGTACGGGATCGTGCACGGCGGAGCGTACGTCGTCCTCGCGGAGTCGATGGGCTCGATCGCCGCGAACCTCTACGCCGGTCCCGGGCGCGTCGCGATGGGCATCGAGGTGAACGCGTCGCACAGCGGCTCAGCGCGTGAGGGCGTCGTGACCGGCACGTGCCGTGCGCTCAAGCTCGGGCGGACGCTCACCACGCACCAGATCGAGATCACGGACGAGGCGGGGCGTCTGCTCTCGACGGTCCGCATCACGAACTTCATCCGCGACGAGCGCTGA
- a CDS encoding glutamate synthase subunit beta — protein MADPKGFLKVPERELPARRPVSVRLMDWREVYEDQDRTQLRRQAGRCMDCGIPFCHHGCPLGNLIPEWNDLTWRDEGRQAIERLHATNNFPEFTGRLCPAPCESACVLGINQPAVTIKQVEVSIIDQAFQNGWVQPHPPQRLTGKTVAVVGSGPAGLAAAQQLTRAGHTVAVYERDDRIGGLLRYGIPDFKMEKKHLEGRLNQMMAEGTRFRAGIEIGKDISWDDLRARYDAVIVCTGATVPRDLPIPGRDLDGVHFAMEYLVQQNKAGAGDDLLGQITAEGKHVVVLGGGDTGADCIGTAHRQGALSVTNLAIGKQPPSERPETQPWPTTPNLFEVASAHEEGGERVFLASTVEFLSNDAGEVRAVRVAETEYVDGRRVPKAGTEYEIQADLVLLALGFTGAEEESLVDQIGTRFERGTVTRDGDYQSSVPGVFVAGDAGRGQSLIVWAIAEGRAAASAVDRYLEGETELPFPVKPTDRAIAV, from the coding sequence GTGGCTGACCCGAAGGGCTTCCTGAAGGTACCCGAGCGCGAGCTCCCGGCCCGACGCCCGGTCTCGGTGCGTCTGATGGACTGGCGCGAGGTCTACGAGGACCAGGACCGCACGCAGCTGCGTCGGCAGGCCGGACGCTGCATGGACTGCGGCATCCCGTTCTGCCACCACGGCTGCCCGCTGGGCAACCTCATCCCCGAGTGGAACGACCTCACCTGGCGCGACGAGGGCCGTCAGGCCATCGAGCGTCTGCACGCCACGAACAACTTCCCGGAGTTCACCGGTCGGCTGTGCCCTGCGCCCTGTGAGAGCGCGTGCGTGCTGGGCATCAACCAGCCCGCCGTGACGATCAAGCAGGTCGAGGTCTCGATCATCGACCAGGCGTTCCAGAACGGCTGGGTCCAGCCGCACCCGCCGCAGCGTCTCACCGGCAAGACGGTCGCGGTCGTCGGATCCGGCCCTGCGGGCCTCGCCGCCGCCCAGCAGCTCACCCGCGCGGGCCACACGGTCGCCGTCTACGAGCGCGACGACCGCATCGGCGGCCTGCTGCGCTACGGCATCCCCGACTTCAAGATGGAGAAGAAGCACCTCGAGGGGCGTCTGAACCAGATGATGGCCGAGGGCACGCGCTTCCGCGCCGGCATCGAGATCGGCAAGGACATCTCGTGGGACGACCTGCGCGCCCGCTACGACGCGGTCATCGTCTGCACCGGCGCGACCGTGCCGCGCGATCTCCCGATCCCGGGCCGCGACCTCGACGGCGTCCACTTCGCGATGGAGTACCTCGTCCAGCAGAACAAGGCCGGTGCGGGCGACGACCTCCTCGGGCAGATCACGGCAGAGGGGAAGCACGTCGTCGTCCTCGGTGGCGGCGACACCGGCGCCGACTGCATCGGCACGGCGCACCGCCAGGGCGCCCTCTCGGTCACGAACCTCGCCATCGGCAAGCAGCCGCCGAGCGAGCGTCCCGAGACGCAGCCGTGGCCGACGACCCCGAACCTGTTCGAGGTCGCCAGCGCGCACGAGGAGGGCGGCGAGCGCGTCTTCCTCGCCTCGACCGTCGAGTTCCTCTCGAACGACGCCGGCGAGGTGCGTGCCGTGCGCGTGGCCGAGACCGAGTACGTCGACGGACGCCGCGTCCCGAAGGCCGGCACCGAGTACGAGATCCAGGCCGACCTCGTCCTCCTCGCGCTCGGGTTCACCGGCGCAGAGGAGGAGAGCCTCGTCGACCAGATCGGCACGCGCTTCGAGCGCGGCACCGTGACGCGCGACGGCGACTACCAGTCGAGCGTCCCCGGCGTCTTCGTCGCAGGCGACGCCGGACGCGGTCAGTCGCTCATCGTGTGGGCCATCGCCGAGGGTCGCGCCGCGGCCTCGGCGGTCGACCGCTACCTCGAGGGAGAGACCGAGCTCCCGTTTCCCGTCAAGCCCACCGATCGCGCCATCGCGGTCTAG
- a CDS encoding error-prone DNA polymerase — MGWNNPAMPWSELESALSGRTRPPDRPAVDGVTATSKRAPYRPDPDAPPPPDEPSIPYAELHAHSTFSFLDGASSPEDLVAEAARLRLDALALTDHDGYYGVVRFAEAAEKHALRTVFGAELSLDLRAPQNGVADPHGSHVLLLARGQEGYHRLAGAITSAQLAQGAEKGKPVYSLEQVAADTRGDVMALTGCRKSPVRLAYVEEGVVGAEREVARLVDLFGHDHVLVELTDAGDPLDSIRNDDLAAIAQRMRLPVIATGNVHYATPDRARIAQALAAVRARRSLDELDGWLPAAPSAHLRSGAEMTRRFARYPGAVETTVDVAADLAFELRRAKPKLPRQEVPEGHTPMSWLTKLVHEGVVWRYPDADESVWERIRKELAVIEMKDFPGYFLIVNDIVAEARRLGILCQGRGSAANSAVCYVLGITAVDSIKFELPFERFLSSLREEEPDIDVDFDSDRREEIIQYVYAKYGRRNAAQVANVIQYRPKAAVRDMAKALGHSPGQQDAWTKQIERWGPMVESDDHDIPRDVVDLAQEVMTFPRHLGIHSGGMVLTDRPVGEVCPIENARMEDRTVLQWDKDDCAWMGLVKFDLLGLGMLSALQHTMTMVEEATGRTWDLASIPKEEQGVYDMLCRADSIGVFQVESRAQIGTLPRLQPRKFYDLVVEIALIRPGPIQGGAVHPFIRRKLGEETIDYIHPDLEPVLRRTLGVPLFQEQLMQMAIAVGGCTPEQADLLRRAMGSKRGIEKIESLKATLFEGMAEKGITGELAESIYLRIESFANFGFAESHANSFALLVYASSWFKLHYPAAFLAGLLRAQPMGFYSPQTLSADAQRHGVRILRPDIQLSGVQPGLEVLDEDGDGAVGASGARGSAPLETGRDSCLDPNPPSPSSEFDRSAPDESAAHRRDGRFAVRLGLAEVSSIGVKLAERIVAERDASGPYRSMADLAHRVGLTAPQLEALATAGAFESFGLSKRQAVWEAGNAAQNRPEFLPGTVVSVQPPLLPFLTDEEQVIYDLWATGISPGDHPIRHSREALAARGAVLIGDLEAIESGRRIEVGGVVTHRQRPATASGITFLNLEDETGLLNVVCSVGVWKRYRRLAREAPAMVVRGILERSPEGVVNLVADAFSPLPVTAPHRSRDFR; from the coding sequence ATGGGGTGGAACAACCCGGCGATGCCGTGGTCCGAGCTCGAGAGCGCGCTCTCGGGCCGTACCCGTCCGCCTGATCGCCCCGCTGTCGACGGTGTCACGGCGACGAGCAAGCGGGCGCCGTACCGCCCCGATCCCGACGCGCCTCCCCCGCCCGACGAGCCGAGCATCCCCTACGCCGAGCTGCACGCGCACTCCACGTTCAGCTTCCTCGACGGCGCCTCCTCGCCCGAGGACCTCGTCGCCGAGGCCGCCCGCCTGCGGCTCGACGCGCTCGCCCTCACCGATCACGACGGCTACTACGGGGTGGTGCGCTTCGCCGAGGCCGCCGAGAAGCACGCCCTGCGCACCGTGTTCGGCGCCGAGCTGTCGCTCGACCTGCGTGCTCCGCAGAACGGCGTGGCCGATCCCCACGGGTCGCACGTGCTCCTGCTCGCCCGTGGCCAGGAGGGCTATCACCGGCTGGCCGGCGCGATCACATCGGCCCAGCTCGCCCAGGGCGCCGAGAAGGGCAAGCCCGTCTACTCCCTCGAGCAGGTCGCCGCCGACACCCGCGGCGACGTCATGGCGCTCACCGGATGCCGCAAGAGCCCGGTGCGCCTCGCCTACGTCGAGGAGGGGGTCGTGGGTGCGGAGCGCGAGGTGGCGCGACTCGTCGACCTCTTCGGGCACGACCACGTCCTGGTGGAGCTGACGGATGCGGGCGACCCGCTCGACAGCATCCGCAACGACGACCTCGCCGCGATCGCCCAGCGGATGCGGCTCCCCGTCATCGCGACCGGGAACGTGCACTACGCCACCCCCGACCGCGCGCGGATCGCGCAGGCCCTCGCCGCGGTGCGCGCCCGGCGCAGTCTCGACGAGCTCGACGGCTGGCTGCCGGCCGCCCCGTCCGCGCACCTGCGCTCCGGCGCCGAGATGACACGCCGGTTCGCGCGCTACCCGGGTGCGGTCGAGACGACCGTCGACGTCGCCGCCGACCTCGCGTTCGAGCTGCGGAGGGCGAAGCCGAAGCTGCCGCGTCAGGAGGTGCCGGAGGGGCACACGCCGATGTCGTGGCTCACGAAGCTCGTGCACGAGGGCGTGGTCTGGCGCTACCCCGACGCCGACGAGAGCGTCTGGGAACGCATCCGCAAGGAGCTCGCGGTCATCGAGATGAAGGACTTCCCCGGCTACTTCCTCATCGTCAACGACATCGTCGCCGAGGCGCGGCGGCTCGGGATCCTCTGCCAGGGCCGCGGCTCGGCCGCCAACTCGGCCGTGTGCTACGTGCTCGGCATCACGGCGGTCGACTCGATCAAGTTCGAGCTGCCGTTCGAGCGCTTCCTGTCGAGCCTCCGCGAGGAGGAGCCCGACATCGACGTCGACTTCGACTCCGATCGGCGGGAGGAGATCATCCAGTACGTCTACGCCAAGTACGGGCGGCGGAACGCCGCGCAGGTGGCGAACGTCATCCAGTACCGCCCGAAGGCGGCGGTGCGCGACATGGCGAAGGCTCTCGGGCACAGCCCCGGCCAGCAGGACGCCTGGACGAAGCAGATCGAGCGCTGGGGTCCGATGGTGGAGAGCGACGACCACGACATCCCCCGCGACGTCGTCGACCTCGCCCAGGAGGTGATGACGTTCCCGCGCCACCTCGGCATCCACTCGGGCGGGATGGTGCTCACCGACCGTCCCGTCGGCGAGGTGTGCCCCATCGAGAACGCGCGGATGGAGGACCGCACCGTCCTGCAGTGGGACAAGGACGACTGCGCCTGGATGGGGCTGGTCAAGTTCGACCTCCTCGGGCTCGGGATGCTGTCGGCGCTCCAGCACACGATGACGATGGTGGAGGAGGCGACAGGGCGCACCTGGGACCTCGCGTCCATCCCCAAGGAGGAGCAGGGCGTGTACGACATGCTCTGCCGCGCCGACTCGATCGGGGTGTTCCAGGTGGAGAGCCGGGCGCAGATCGGCACTCTGCCGCGCCTGCAGCCCCGCAAGTTCTACGACCTCGTGGTCGAGATCGCGCTCATCCGTCCCGGGCCGATCCAGGGCGGGGCCGTGCATCCGTTCATCCGGCGCAAGCTCGGCGAGGAGACGATCGACTACATCCATCCCGATCTCGAGCCGGTGCTGCGGCGCACCCTCGGGGTGCCGCTGTTCCAGGAGCAGCTGATGCAGATGGCGATCGCGGTGGGCGGATGCACGCCGGAGCAGGCGGATCTGCTGCGGCGTGCGATGGGCTCGAAGCGCGGCATCGAGAAGATCGAGTCGCTCAAGGCGACGCTGTTCGAGGGCATGGCCGAGAAGGGCATCACCGGGGAGCTCGCCGAGAGCATCTACCTGCGCATCGAGTCGTTCGCGAACTTCGGCTTCGCCGAGAGCCACGCGAACAGCTTCGCGCTGCTGGTGTACGCGAGCTCGTGGTTCAAGCTGCACTATCCGGCGGCGTTCCTGGCCGGGTTGCTGCGGGCGCAGCCGATGGGGTTCTACTCGCCGCAGACGCTGTCGGCGGATGCGCAGCGGCACGGGGTGCGCATCCTGCGGCCGGACATCCAGCTGTCGGGGGTGCAGCCGGGGCTGGAGGTGCTCGATGAGGACGGAGACGGCGCGGTCGGTGCATCCGGTGCGCGGGGTTCGGCCCCGCTCGAGACGGGGAGGGACTCGTGCCTGGACCCGAACCCGCCGTCCCCCTCGTCGGAGTTCGACCGCTCGGCGCCCGATGAGTCGGCCGCGCATCGCCGCGACGGGCGTTTCGCCGTCCGACTGGGGCTGGCGGAGGTGTCCTCGATCGGCGTGAAGCTCGCCGAGCGGATCGTCGCCGAGCGCGACGCCTCCGGCCCGTACCGCAGCATGGCCGACCTCGCCCATCGGGTGGGCCTGACCGCGCCGCAGCTCGAGGCGCTGGCCACGGCGGGGGCGTTCGAGTCGTTCGGCCTGTCGAAGCGGCAGGCCGTGTGGGAGGCGGGCAACGCGGCGCAGAACCGGCCGGAGTTCCTTCCCGGCACCGTGGTGAGCGTGCAGCCGCCGCTGCTGCCGTTCCTCACCGACGAGGAGCAGGTGATCTACGACCTGTGGGCGACGGGCATCTCCCCGGGTGATCACCCCATCCGCCATTCGAGGGAGGCGCTGGCGGCCCGGGGCGCCGTGCTGATCGGCGATCTGGAGGCGATCGAGAGCGGCCGCCGCATCGAGGTGGGCGGGGTGGTGACACACCGGCAGCGTCCCGCGACGGCCAGCGGCATCACGTTCCTCAACCTGGAGGACGAGACGGGGCTCCTCAACGTGGTGTGCAGCGTCGGGGTGTGGAAGCGCTACCGCCGCCTCGCTCGGGAGGCGCCTGCGATGGTGGTGCGCGGCATCCTCGAGCGCTCCCCCGAGGGCGTCGTCAACCTCGTCGCCGACGCCTTCTCCCCCCTCCCCGTCACCGCTCCCCACCGCTCCCGCGACTTCCGCTGA
- the pyk gene encoding pyruvate kinase, whose protein sequence is MRRAKIVATLGPATFTYDTIRSIIDSGVDVARMNLSHGSYDVHEAVYANVRQAADDSGRAVAVLVDLQGPKIRLGKFENGPYELAEGDLFTITTEDIIGNKEISSTTFKGLPDDVKPGDPLLIDDGKVALRVIDTDGVRVRTRVEVPGAVSNNKGINLPGVAVNVPAMSEKDIADLRWGLGLGADYIALSFVRNAADIEDVHKIMDEEGRRVPVIAKIEKPQAVDNLEEIIDAFDGIMVARGDLGVELPLEAVPIVQKRAVELCRRMAKPVIVATQVLESMISSPRPTRAEASDCANAVLDGTDAVMLSGETSVGEFPVITVQTMARIIESTEDHGLERIQPLGTKPRTQGGAITLAAAEVADFVGAKYLCVFTESGDSVRRMTRLRSSIPVLGFTPSPAIRNRMALTWGVQSYLVPRATHTDEMMVQVDDILLGLGKAQIGDKVIVISGSPPGVAGSTNDMRVHVVGSAHNPLEPAHMD, encoded by the coding sequence ATGAGACGCGCGAAGATCGTCGCCACCCTCGGTCCCGCCACCTTCACTTACGACACCATCCGATCGATCATCGACTCGGGCGTCGATGTCGCCCGCATGAACCTCAGCCACGGCAGCTACGACGTGCACGAGGCGGTCTACGCCAACGTGCGTCAGGCGGCCGACGACTCCGGTCGTGCCGTCGCCGTGCTGGTCGACCTCCAGGGGCCGAAGATCCGGCTGGGCAAGTTCGAGAACGGACCGTACGAGCTCGCCGAGGGCGACCTGTTCACCATCACCACCGAGGACATCATCGGCAACAAGGAGATCTCCTCCACGACGTTCAAGGGCCTGCCCGACGACGTCAAGCCCGGCGACCCCCTCCTCATCGACGACGGCAAGGTGGCTCTGCGAGTCATCGACACCGACGGCGTGCGCGTGCGCACCCGTGTCGAGGTGCCGGGCGCGGTGTCCAACAACAAGGGCATCAACCTCCCGGGCGTCGCGGTCAACGTGCCCGCGATGAGCGAGAAGGACATCGCCGACCTGCGCTGGGGCCTCGGGCTCGGCGCCGACTACATCGCCCTCTCCTTCGTGCGCAACGCCGCCGACATCGAGGACGTCCACAAGATCATGGACGAGGAGGGACGTCGCGTCCCCGTCATCGCCAAGATCGAGAAGCCGCAGGCGGTCGACAACCTCGAGGAGATCATCGACGCCTTCGACGGCATCATGGTCGCTCGCGGCGACCTCGGCGTCGAGCTGCCCCTCGAGGCGGTCCCGATCGTGCAGAAGCGTGCGGTCGAGCTCTGTCGTCGGATGGCGAAGCCCGTCATCGTCGCCACGCAGGTGCTCGAGTCGATGATCTCGAGCCCGCGCCCGACGCGAGCGGAGGCCTCCGACTGCGCCAACGCCGTCCTCGACGGCACCGACGCGGTCATGCTCTCCGGCGAGACCAGCGTGGGTGAGTTCCCCGTGATCACCGTCCAGACGATGGCGCGCATCATCGAGTCGACCGAGGACCACGGCCTCGAGCGCATCCAGCCGCTCGGCACCAAGCCCCGCACGCAGGGCGGGGCGATCACCCTGGCCGCGGCGGAGGTGGCCGACTTCGTCGGCGCGAAGTACCTCTGCGTCTTCACCGAGTCGGGCGACTCCGTGCGCCGCATGACCCGGCTGCGCTCGAGCATCCCGGTGCTCGGCTTCACCCCGTCGCCCGCCATCCGCAACCGCATGGCGCTCACCTGGGGCGTGCAGTCCTACCTCGTGCCCCGCGCGACCCACACCGACGAGATGATGGTGCAGGTCGACGACATCCTCCTGGGGCTCGGCAAGGCGCAGATCGGCGACAAGGTCATCGTGATCTCCGGCTCCCCTCCCGGAGTGGCCGGCTCCACCAACGACATGCGTGTGCACGTCGTCGGGTCGGCGCACAACCCGCTGGAGCCCGCCCATATGGACTGA
- a CDS encoding ANTAR domain-containing response regulator, with product MSDQASTSSAPRRVVVAEDESLIRLDIVEILRDNGFEVVGEAGDGETAVALATELRPDLVVMDVKMPQLDGISAAERLTKDHIAPVVLLTAFSQKELVERATEAGALAYVVKPFTPNDLLPAIEIALARYAQIIALEAEVSDLVERFETRKLVDRAKGLLNEKMGLSEPEAFRWIQKASMDRRLTMHDVAQAIIEQLAPKK from the coding sequence GTGAGTGACCAAGCATCCACGTCGTCAGCGCCTCGGCGCGTCGTCGTCGCCGAAGACGAGTCCCTGATCCGCCTCGACATCGTGGAGATCCTCCGCGACAACGGCTTCGAGGTCGTCGGTGAGGCCGGCGACGGCGAGACCGCCGTGGCACTCGCCACCGAGCTCCGGCCCGACCTCGTGGTGATGGACGTCAAGATGCCCCAGCTCGACGGCATCTCGGCGGCCGAGCGCCTCACGAAGGACCACATCGCACCCGTCGTCCTCCTCACGGCGTTCAGCCAGAAGGAGCTCGTCGAGCGCGCGACCGAGGCCGGCGCCCTCGCCTACGTCGTCAAGCCGTTCACCCCGAACGACCTGCTGCCCGCGATCGAGATCGCCCTGGCCCGCTACGCGCAGATCATCGCGCTCGAGGCCGAGGTCAGCGACCTCGTCGAGCGCTTCGAGACCCGCAAGCTCGTCGACCGTGCGAAGGGCCTGCTCAACGAGAAGATGGGGCTGTCCGAGCCCGAGGCCTTCCGCTGGATCCAGAAGGCGTCGATGGACCGGCGCCTCACCATGCACGACGTCGCCCAGGCGATCATCGAGCAGCTGGCCCCCAAGAAGTAG